The Maylandia zebra isolate NMK-2024a linkage group LG7, Mzebra_GT3a, whole genome shotgun sequence genome contains a region encoding:
- the LOC101473890 gene encoding fibroblast growth factor 6, translating into MAVAQRLLVSMSCEAGTPHWTLTAVVLLGFLLGIVSAYPLPSSRTNATLLEKRWETLFSRSVLGISGEKPELNWESDYLLGIKRVRRLYCNVGIGFHLQILPDGRINGVHNENQYSLIEISTVERGVVSLYGVKSELFVAMNSRGRLYGTTVFHDECKFKESLLANNYNAYESLVYRGSYIALSKHGRVKRGNKATTAMTVTHFLPRI; encoded by the exons ATGGCCGTTGCGCAAAGGCTCCTCGTCAGTATGTCCTGCGAGGCCGGCACGCCGCACTGGACGCTGACCGCAGTGGTTCTCCTGGGCTTTCTGCTGGGGATCGTGTCAGCGTACCCTTTACCGAGCAGCAGGACAAATGCAACTTTACTGGAGAAACGATGGGAGACCCTCTTCTCGCGCTCTGTGCTCGGGATCTCCGGAGAGAAACCGGAGCTGAATTGGGAGAGTGACTATCTGCTGGGCATCAAAAGAGTGCGGAGGCTCTACTGCAACGTGGGCATCGGGTTTCACCTTCAGATCCTCCCCGACGGCAGGATAAACGGtgtacataatgaaaaccagtACA GTCTAATAGAGATCTCGACGGTGGAGAGAGGAGTGGTGAGCCTATATGGAGTGAAGAGTGAGCTGTTTGTCGCAATGAACAGCCGTGGGAGGTTATACGGAACG ACAGTCTTCCACGACGAATGCAAGTTCAAGGAGAGCTTGCTCGCGAACAATTACAACGCCTACGAGTCTCTGGTTTACAGAGGATCCTACATCGCACTCAGCAAGCATGGCCGCGTGAAGAGGGGCAACAAGGCCACAACTGCCATGACTGTAACGCACTTCCTACCCCGAATATGA